CTGATAGACAAACGAACATAGCtatatcgactcagcttgtcacgcttatcatttacataagtatgtagataTACTATATAGTGTCTACAACGGCTCGTTCTGGGATTTacaaacttcaaaaaaaaaaaaattcaaataaaaattcactTACTTTGATCAAAAGTGCTGGGATTGATGTAGCTAAGCAAATCTTGATCCGACATGGTGGTCAATTCTTGCGGAAGTGGCACGGGCCCAACGGCAGTGCCAGGGAGAATGCCGGCAGCTGGAGCAGTAGTTTGTTGCGTAACAACAGCGCCGTTTGTGGTCACTGCAGCTGCGGCGACGGACTTTTGCATTGAGTTTTCGGTGGCCAAAGCGACAATGAGAGATTCCTGCGGGGCTGTGGGAGGACTGCAAATGAAATGGAACATTATAGATTATTACAAGTAGCTCAGGTGGATTTAGAGTGGTGGCGAAATGAAAGACACTCACATGGCCAATGAGAATTGCGACTGAACTTCGCTGACCGCGGCTGCTGCCACTGCGGCCGATGGCGGCGCGTCTGGATGATTTAAAAGCAAGTTCACCAAAGGGCTGGTGCTGGCAGTGGAAGCAGCGGCAGCGGCGGCGGCTGCGGCACCATTTATTAATGCTTGCGTGGgctgatgttgttgctgctgctgctgctgtgccGCTTGTTGGTGATGAtgatggtgttgttgttgtaattgctgttgctgtatttgctgttgttgttgctgtatttgctgttgctgctgctgtatttgctgatgttgttgctgtatatgctgttgttgttgctgctgaatttgctgatgttgttgctgtatatgctgttgttgctgctgtttctCCTGATTCGATATCAGATCGGCAGCGGCTTTAATAATCAAATTACTGACGGCAGTCGAAGTGGCCACCGTAACATCGGCCGGTTGATCAACAGTCTGTTCGACACTTGCCACATCATCCACCACCGCACCCGGTGCGTTGGTCGGACTCATTATAATGTTGCTGAGCGCTAGGGCCGCGACAGCAGCATGTTGTTGTGTCGGTTGCGGTTGCATGGCGATATCATTCAAAATCGAATTGGCCATGGTGACTTGGTGTGGCGCCATAATATTCGGCACCACAGCCGTGGCAGCACCGTTAGCTGAGCACAGAATAGTGGACGGCGAGACAGCGGGATTCATGATCATTTCCGTGGAAATGCCGCCAGTGGGATCGGTCACGGTAGCGGCATTTGGCGTGCTTTGCACGGCCGCCTCGACCACCGCGTTCGGTGACACGGCCGCAGTCGGGCTGCCACCCAAAGCTGTAGGCAAGAGTTGTTGCATCGGCATGGCGTTTAGTACAGCCGCAGGTTCCGAATTCAATATAATATCCTGTGTAATGGGTGAGTTGTGGCCATTCAACGAGTTATTTGGTGAGACAGAGAGTGTGGCTGTGAGACCATTGTGTGGCGAAGAGCCGCTCGAACTGTTAGAATTCGAAGAGGAGTTGCTCGATATGGATAAACTGCGTTCGAGTACGGCCGGTGGTTGATGTTGCTGCATAATGTCATCGAACGGATGCTCGATAACCGCACTGACGGCGCTATTAACACCACCGACACCGCTGAATAGAGTTTCCTCGACAACAGCCGCCACAGTGGCATCATCTGCCACCACTGTGGATTTGGTCAAATCCGTAATGAATTTGTCCACAGCGAcagcctgttgttgttgtgccacAGCTTTAGCAATTTTGGTTTTCACGGCCAACTCAACGGCGGCCGCTACAGATGGCGGCGCTACGGCAGCTACTGGAAACGCGGACATGCTATTCGAATCGAACATCATCGCATCCATGCTATTCTTGTGATCGTAATGTGTGTGAAATTGCATAGCCGTCGGACTAATGGGTGCGCCACAATTGGCCATAACGACATCGGGCGCTTGAATTACCTCAGCCAGCGAGCTTTGCGATGTCTCATCGATCAACTCAGTCTTGAGCGTGTCAGCGACGTTCATGCGCACCAACTGCTGATCGGTCAACATGGGCGTGGCTGTGGGTAATGAAGGGCGTCGCACACCCATCGGCATTTGTGTGGTAATTGGTGGTGGCATCATGCCGGAATCGATCTCCTGCTTGGTCTCTGTGCCGGCGGGCCAAAGCACTGCGCCAGCGGCACCACCAGCGCCCGTAGTTCCACCCAAGGTGGACGTCAAAGCATTCGTTGTGTCCATAAATGTGCTGGCatctacaaatatacataaaattccGTTAATAACGCCCAAAGAGGGGAAAAGAAGTGGCAGCATGTCATTTGTTATgtaagaataataaaataaataaaaattgtatttcattgaAAATGGACAAACATATTTAGTtactcttttttgttttttggattgtaaatttatgtatatttatatatattatatatatatttatgtatacatatctgtatatatgatgtatatataatttttaacaaaaacttatATATGTGCTTAAGGGCTAAATTTTATGTGCTACGACTTATAAGTAAGTTTTGttcaaatctaatttttttataactaattttgttaAATCAAGTTTCCAATTATGCTATTTTGCTTGTAGCAACTATATTCATCAGCCAAATTGCTTGCGTTTGTTTGAGAAAATCTCTggttattttgttatatttcgatttctttcaaattaattgataaaaaatatttcttataacgGTTTATATATAGTTTTGGCTGCATTTGGTTGATGAGCTGTGGAAATTACTTTGAATGcataagtacacacacacacacacagccatactCATACACtgctttaaatttgtttgcaaacAAACACATGAGCACATTTAGCAACAAATAGTGAATACGAGTACAAAAGCGGTTGGTAAAGAGCTACACTAGAGTAGATTAAATCATATTGATAacagaattttattaaaaaaattatttaaaaaaaatatatgtcgaCGACTACTAAAAAGGGGAAGTGTTAAATAGGAAAGCAGCATTGAAATGGTGTGcttattttaagcattttagTGAAAGTGTATACAAATGTTTTACCGTCGACTTAAAGCGCAAAAGTTCCTAAATTCACTTCTTCAAATATTACAGGGTTGATCAGAATCAAATTtgttcaataataaattttcatatttactaaccgatatttttcttttaagtattgcttttgatatacatatatattttttatcattaattttctaattttccatttaaaatttgttaaaacattaaatttttcactttcgCACAGATATATTGTCATATTTTCCAACTTATACTTGTTACAAAGAGCGCTTAGCAACTTTTCACTCTAAGCTCTTAAATGCCCGATTTGATAAAGTAagcaatttgatttttttgatcAATTTTAAGGCATCTTAAAACAAGGCATTGGGTTCTACTTGGCGAAATGAGCTGGATTTTTTAAACGATCAATATGCG
The sequence above is drawn from the Bactrocera oleae isolate idBacOlea1 chromosome 5, idBacOlea1, whole genome shotgun sequence genome and encodes:
- the NFAT gene encoding nuclear factor of activated T-cells 5 isoform X4; this encodes MRFTYNQYNYSESGYRIPSKMHNSNTGNGSLAAAHQHHYRSNFGMRMTMSTASTMTARIQRKGFRTPSKRYPGKAIPSKLHSVSRIGPGKLVPGKRFPQRPHPPPCDNSNDSGFGFDQHVEVQQQQQLQAHHHQHSASGSSASSSSSSSSSSSSSSGSPGNSSDIMQNNNNTATNLSIHNNNTSSNGGHHHGNNHHHHHHGHGHHHSSSAMPHSAHVIRAIPASRFIPTGPRAMNRVAHKRQPAVPQNTIVTSSNGRVQLEIVSQPEQQHRARYQTEGSRGAVKDRSGNGFPIVRLTGYNKPTVLQVFIGTDIGRVAPHMFYQACKVAGKNSTQCNEKKVDGTMVIEIDFKPESDMTVTCDCVGILKERNVDVEHRFPDHLAQKNKKKSTRCRMVFRTQLTHDDGTLEMLQVCSNPIICTQPPGVPEICKKSLTSCPVDGGLELFIIGKNFLKDTHVLFQETYESVPQNEVATELAVRQHLGGALWEQTVLPDKEYLQQTHLVCVVPPYIHQNILKPVTVQLVIISSGKKSEPHAFVYTPKGSYTTLAAATTLSSAALHGSLSAAQDASTFMDTTNALTSTLGGTTGAGGAAGAVLWPAGTETKQEIDSGMMPPPITTQMPMGVRRPSLPTATPMLTDQQLVRMNVADTLKTELIDETSQSSLAEVIQAPDVVMANCGAPISPTAMQFHTHYDHKNSMDAMMFDSNSMSAFPVAAVAPPSVAAAVELAVKTKIAKAVAQQQQAVAVDKFITDLTKSTVVADDATVAAVVEETLFSGVGGVNSAVSAVIEHPFDDIMQQHQPPAVLERSLSISSNSSSNSNSSSGSSPHNGLTATLSVSPNNSLNGHNSPITQDIILNSEPAAVLNAMPMQQLLPTALGGSPTAAVSPNAVVEAAVQSTPNAATVTDPTGGISTEMIMNPAVSPSTILCSANGAATAVVPNIMAPHQVTMANSILNDIAMQPQPTQQHAAVAALALSNIIMSPTNAPGAVVDDVASVEQTVDQPADVTVATSTAVSNLIIKAAADLISNQEKQQQQQHIQQQHQQIQQQQQQHIQQQHQQIQQQQQQIQQQQQQIQQQQLQQQHHHHHQQAAQQQQQQQHQPTQALINGAAAAAAAAASTASTSPLVNLLLNHPDAPPSAAVAAAAVSEVQSQFSLAIPPTAPQESLIVALATENSMQKSVAAAAVTTNGAVVTQQTTAPAAGILPGTAVGPVPLPQELTTMSDQDLLSYINPSTFDQI